One genomic segment of Helianthus annuus cultivar XRQ/B chromosome 14, HanXRQr2.0-SUNRISE, whole genome shotgun sequence includes these proteins:
- the LOC110904403 gene encoding ankyrin repeat-containing protein At5g02620, producing the protein MESPASAKKSNQSLSRNKTMEKKDDTSLHIAVRQEDLDVAFEIMSSCDEQKLVELLLKKNQSGETPLYVAAEYGCVDLVKEMIKYYDSEAASVKAKNGFDAFHIAAKQGNLEVLKVLMEMHSELSMTFDQSNTTPLHTASEQGHIEVVNYLLEKNSSMANIARSNLKTALHSCARQGHLDVVKALSQKVPGIVARADKKGQTALHMAVKGQNVEVVNALIEADNGLINMVDKQGNTALHITTRKGRTEIVCALLNHKGTINKQVINKYGETPLDTAEKFGRSEIAIILQKHGVPKARSIKNTQPPLTPTTRELKQTVSDIKHGVHDQLEHAIRTQKRVKGIGKRINKMHLEGLNNAINSTTVVAVLIATVTFAAIFQLPGQYVDDDDPKKIPNGFSLGEGNIAANPEFIVFLLFDSLALFISLAVVVVQTSIVVVEKRAKKQVMAVINKLMWLACVFVSVAFLALSFIVVGNEKWLAVGVTVIGSVTLASTLGTMCYWIITHRMEAKSIKSRRMSGSVSISPLSDSENEDFRKLYAI; encoded by the exons ATGGAGTCTCCGGCTTCTGCGAAGAAATCGAATCAAAGCTTGAGTAGAAACAAGACTATGGAGAAAAAAGATGACACATCTTTGCATATTGCTGTTAGGCAAGAGGATTTAGATGTTGCTTTTGAGATTATGAGTAGTTGTGATGAACAAAAGTTGGTTGAATTGCTGTTGAAGAAGAATCAATCCGGTGAAACTCCACTTTATGTGGCTGCTGAGTATGGGTGTGTTGATTTGGTTAAAGAGATGATCAAGTATTATGATTCTGAGGCTGCAAGTGTTAAGGCTAAAAATGGGTTTGATGCATTTCATATTGCTGCTAAACAAGGAAATCTTG AGGTACTGAAGGTTCTTATGGAAATGCATTCAGAGCTTTCAATGACTTTTGATCAAAGTAACACCACACCATTGCACACAGCATCAGAACAAGGTCATATTGAAGTGGTGAACTATCTTTTGGAGAAAAATAGTAGCATGGCTAATATTGCAAGAAGCAACCTTAAAACCGCTTTACACTCGTGTGCAAGACAGGGCCATTTAGATGTGGTTAAAGCGCTTTCGCAAAAAGTACCCGGGATTGTTGCTAGAGCTGATAAAAAGGGACAAACCGCCCTGCATATGGCGGTTAAGGGACAAAATGTTGAGGTTGTTAATGCACTTATTGAAGCCGATAATGGGTTGATAAATATGGTTGACAAACAAGGTAACACCGCGCTACATATCACTACAAGAAAGGGTCGCACAGAG ATTGTTTGTGCCTTGCTAAACCACAAAGGAACAATCAACAAACAAGTCATCAACAAATACGGCGAAACCCCACTCGACACGGCTGAAAAATTCGGCCGATCAGAAATCGCCATCATCCTACAAAAACACGGTGTCCCAAAAGCCAgatcaattaaaaacacacaacCACCATTAACACCCACCACCCGCGAACTAAAACAAACAGTTAGCGACATCAAACACGGAGTCCACGACCAACTAGAACACGCCATCAGAACTCAAAAACGAGTCAAAGGAATCGGCAAACGAATAAACAAGATGCACCTAGAAGGTCTCAACAACGCAATCAACTCCACAACTGTCGTTGCAGTCTTAATCGCAACGGTCACATTCGCAGCCATTTTTCAACTCCCCGGACAATACGTAGATGATGATGATCCGAAAAAAATCCCAAATGGGTTCTCATTAGGAGAAGGAAACATTGCTGCAAACCCTGAGTTCATAGTCTTCTTGCTCTTTGACTCACTAGCATTGTTTATATCACTAGCAGTTGTGGTAGTTCAAACATCAATAGTGGTGGTTGAAAAACGTGCGAAAAAACAAGTGATGGCGGTTATTAATAAGCTCATGTGGTTGGCGTGTGTGTTTGTTTCTGTTGCGTTTCTTGCGTTATCCTTTATTGTTGTGGGAAATGAGAAGTGGTTGGCGGTTGGTGTGACAGTTATTGGGTCGGTTACATTGGCATCGACGTTAGGGACTATGTGTTATTGGATAATAACGCATAGGATGGAAGCTAAAAGTATAAAAAGCCGAAGGATGTCGGGGTCAGTGTCGATTTCGCCACTGTCGGATTCTGAGAATGAGGATTTTAGGAAACTATATGCTATTTGA